The following are encoded in a window of Flavobacterium psychrotrophum genomic DNA:
- a CDS encoding SHOCT domain-containing protein, with protein sequence MDKIEKLKQLKQLLDDSVINSDEYNAMKQEIIAGNATYTLPETSSSPERTSPVMNKKGDIRLVFAGCKGFFFDVKTKIFINGTLLSAESTKRGFDLIAPISGRELSIRLVLGGMKSTTYEITEIEPNKDYTMTFSYDLTWGKYSNNFNLS encoded by the coding sequence ATGGATAAAATAGAAAAACTCAAACAACTCAAACAGTTACTGGATGATAGTGTAATTAACTCAGACGAGTATAACGCTATGAAGCAGGAAATTATAGCAGGCAACGCTACATACACCTTACCTGAGACATCTTCAAGTCCTGAACGTACAAGCCCCGTCATGAATAAAAAAGGTGATATAAGGCTTGTCTTTGCAGGATGTAAAGGTTTCTTTTTTGATGTGAAGACCAAAATCTTTATTAATGGCACACTGCTTTCAGCGGAATCGACAAAGCGAGGATTTGATTTAATAGCCCCAATTAGCGGAAGGGAATTATCTATTAGGTTAGTTTTGGGTGGCATGAAATCTACAACTTATGAGATTACAGAAATCGAGCCTAACAAAGATTACACCATGACATTCAGCTATGATTTGACTTGGGGAAAATATAGTAATAATTTTAATCTTTCTTAA
- a CDS encoding helix-turn-helix domain-containing protein: MLKAVGYMTNIQMRTKPRKPNPINFIAVMQLCVMRKQLDKIKIEVTQRIYKEFQVKFDGNNRQFAKAAGCNEKTIRMLFDNHQGMTLNLFFKLAAALDKTPSELLNGLKIDKED, translated from the coding sequence ATGCTTAAGGCGGTTGGTTATATGACAAATATACAGATGCGGACAAAACCCCGCAAGCCAAATCCTATTAATTTTATTGCGGTTATGCAACTTTGTGTAATGCGTAAACAGCTTGATAAAATAAAGATTGAGGTAACCCAAAGGATTTACAAGGAATTCCAAGTAAAGTTTGATGGGAATAACCGACAATTTGCTAAGGCTGCTGGGTGTAATGAGAAAACCATACGCATGTTATTCGACAATCATCAAGGAATGACCCTAAACTTGTTCTTTAAACTTGCTGCCGCTTTAGATAAAACTCCGTCGGAACTTTTAAATGGTTTGAAAATAGACAAAGAGGATTAA
- a CDS encoding recombinase family protein: MQKFIAYYRVSRKEQGASGLGLSAQRSAVEKYVASQDGKILMDFTEIETGTNKRTRVEIQKAIQLAKKEGAVLIIAKLDRLARNVSFVSSLMDASIEFLAVDMPSANNFTIHIFAALAEAEAKLISSRTKHALAELKLRGVKLGNPDNLTKEARAKGVKAIKDNALNNDRNRQAQSIISNCKEKGMTFRQIAAYLNELNFKTRYGKQFLPASVYQLHSRLTTLTAVNNETV, translated from the coding sequence ATGCAGAAATTTATCGCCTATTACAGAGTTAGTAGAAAAGAGCAAGGGGCTAGTGGTCTCGGTCTTTCTGCGCAAAGAAGCGCAGTTGAAAAATATGTTGCCTCACAAGACGGGAAAATCTTAATGGATTTTACCGAGATTGAAACGGGTACTAATAAGCGCACAAGGGTAGAGATACAAAAGGCTATCCAGTTAGCAAAGAAAGAGGGCGCAGTCTTGATAATTGCCAAACTTGACAGACTTGCGCGTAATGTGAGCTTTGTAAGTTCTCTTATGGATGCGAGTATAGAATTTTTGGCAGTTGATATGCCGTCTGCTAATAACTTTACAATTCACATTTTTGCAGCCTTAGCTGAGGCAGAAGCTAAACTAATCAGTAGTCGTACCAAACACGCTTTAGCAGAGCTGAAATTACGAGGTGTAAAGTTAGGTAACCCTGACAATCTTACTAAGGAGGCTCGTGCTAAGGGAGTAAAAGCAATTAAAGATAACGCACTTAATAATGATAGGAATCGTCAAGCTCAATCTATTATCAGTAATTGCAAAGAAAAAGGTATGACGTTTCGCCAAATAGCGGCTTATTTGAACGAGTTAAACTTTAAAACCCGTTATGGTAAGCAGTTTTTACCTGCATCGGTATACCAGTTACATAGTAGATTAACAACTTTAACAGCCGTAAATAATGAAACAGTTTAA
- a CDS encoding BT4734/BF3469 family protein, which translates to MQITQYASTKKPQVEKITTLESVLNIIKNGDDNQRLIEAARLLGKENQVYTTIKTEQLPTFRFNFLFKDSAANSNIISPTGLIYLDCDDVEEIPDSPYILASWKSISNTGFGLLVRVDGLTLDNYKETYNELSKLIGIDSDAGARKATQQTIQSFDPELNHNPDALVYICKDIKNPSCVAIKKEEKYIVTNDGFLYSGDTSIRFDNINDYFTDDTPYIVFDEKIMICKPYIKLRNKEGKRNTTMYYLLSQYALLNPHTSKAWLTSIANSVNEKMYPKLSAREIKSVVTSIYDGRAKGILKLHFNEERRILFNPNVQMTFKEKMHVVNNELGHMKIVLTLDAISLAIDNWDFEANGKITQLKLVDKAGRSEKTIQRYWKRFKERVKEINNDFLASTKTSANKPKVNGIHVEQYIINLKCKYLYMNHADEAFLRRVFGKGKIEYSTDIGFKEIHIYMIEHLESKRPIAA; encoded by the coding sequence ATGCAAATCACACAGTACGCGAGTACTAAAAAACCACAAGTTGAAAAGATTACCACCTTGGAATCTGTATTAAATATCATCAAAAACGGTGATGATAACCAAAGGCTGATAGAAGCCGCACGACTGTTAGGTAAAGAAAACCAAGTCTACACAACTATAAAGACGGAACAGTTACCCACCTTTAGATTTAATTTTTTATTTAAAGATTCTGCCGCAAACTCTAATATAATAAGTCCTACAGGATTAATCTATCTAGATTGTGATGATGTAGAGGAAATACCCGATAGCCCATACATTCTTGCTAGTTGGAAATCCATATCTAATACTGGATTTGGTTTGCTGGTGAGGGTTGACGGTCTAACGTTAGACAACTATAAGGAGACTTATAATGAGTTATCTAAACTCATTGGTATAGATAGTGATGCAGGGGCAAGAAAGGCCACACAGCAAACAATACAGAGCTTTGACCCTGAATTAAATCATAATCCTGATGCATTGGTTTATATCTGTAAAGATATTAAAAACCCCTCATGCGTAGCTATAAAAAAAGAGGAGAAGTATATAGTTACTAATGACGGGTTTTTATATTCAGGCGATACATCAATAAGATTTGATAACATCAATGATTATTTTACGGATGATACACCTTATATAGTGTTCGATGAAAAAATAATGATTTGTAAGCCCTATATTAAACTAAGGAATAAAGAAGGTAAAAGAAATACCACGATGTATTATTTGTTGTCTCAGTACGCCTTATTGAATCCTCATACATCTAAAGCGTGGCTCACCTCAATCGCTAACAGTGTTAACGAAAAAATGTACCCTAAGTTATCTGCACGAGAAATAAAGTCAGTTGTAACCAGTATATATGATGGAAGGGCTAAAGGAATATTGAAACTACACTTCAATGAAGAAAGGCGTATTTTGTTTAACCCTAACGTACAAATGACTTTTAAAGAAAAAATGCATGTAGTTAATAACGAGTTGGGACACATGAAAATCGTGTTAACTCTGGACGCTATCTCTCTGGCTATTGATAATTGGGATTTTGAGGCTAATGGTAAGATAACACAATTAAAGCTAGTAGATAAAGCAGGACGTAGCGAGAAGACTATACAAAGGTATTGGAAGCGTTTTAAGGAGCGCGTTAAAGAAATTAATAACGATTTTCTTGCCAGTACCAAAACCTCAGCAAATAAGCCTAAAGTTAACGGTATACATGTAGAGCAGTATATTATAAACTTAAAATGCAAGTACCTATACATGAATCATGCAGATGAAGCCTTTTTAAGACGTGTGTTTGGTAAAGGTAAAATCGAATACAGCACTGACATAGGTTTTAAAGAGATTCATATTTATATGATAGAGCATCTTGAAAGCAAACGACCTATTGCAGCTTAA